In Paenibacillus stellifer, the DNA window AACGAAGCGATGAAGGTCAGCTGTCGCAAAGTCATGAACGACCATCAGGTGACCAAGGCTTCCTATTCCTGGGAACAATCGAACCGCTGGTCGGGCGGGGAGAAATGGAGCAAAAATATGACGCTGTTTCTCGGGCTGCTTAATTATGTTGCCGAACGGCGGCAGTATATCGAAACGAATATGAAAATTCACCGCACTGTCATTCTGGATAATCCGTTCGGCAAGGCGTCCAGTGATCATGTGCTTAGCCCGGTCTTTTTTATCGCCGAGCAGTTGGGCTTTCAGATTATCGCGCTGACTGCGCATGCGGAAGGAAAGTTTCTGCACGATTACTTCCCAATCGTCTATAGCTGCCGCCTCCGCAGCACCTCTGATGTCGCCAAGCAAATTATCGAACCGACCAAGCGGGTGCAGTCCGCCTACTTCCGGGACCATGCTCCGGAGACGCTGGAGCGTATCGATTCGCGAATGGATCAGGTGAAGCTGTTCTGAGGCTGAGAGTTGCCAAGCTTGCAAGCTAAACTGTCAGCCGGCCTGAGAGGGCCGGTTGTTTGCTTTTTAAACTTGGAGAGTTCAGTGGTTGAGTATCGATCGATGTGCGTAATGACCGAGTCTGTAAAATTATTTGTGTAAACTCCTAAACCCAGTAAGATGGAAGTAATAGAAAGGTTGGGGAGAACACAGGGGACTTTGGTCAAATGTCTTGCACATACGTTTGACTCGGTATAACATTATTATCATCAGTTCATACTAATTCATACAAAATCCTATAAGATCAATTGAGATTCTGCTATAATAATCCAACCTTATTCATAGGGCTATACTGGGAGGATAAGCAAATGTTGAACGAAACTGAAAAATGGTCAAGTCTTGAAGAGATAGCTGAACATCTCGGTGTGAGTAAGGATACTATTCGCAGCTGGATTAAGAAAGACGTCATCCCGCACCGTCGGATTGGTAAGCTGTTCAAATTCAGGATCTCGGAAGTGGATACTTGGGTAGACAGCGGCAAGAGTGCCAAGATTAAATAATCTGCCGATGACAATAGGTCGAAGGGGGATGTAGGAGGATGATAGATTAATATGGTGGTTGTAAATATGCCGTACAACGGCAGCCTGACTGCCGAGCAGTTCCTTTTCTACGAAATGAGAATTGTTTCTAAGAAATACCTTGAAGGAACAACTATTGACGAAATAATTGAATATATAAAACGGGATAACCTGTTCCAGTACCCGACTGAGCGGGAGGTACCCAGACTAGCTCGGGCCTGTCAAAGAAGAATTGTCGCCCTTAGCAATGATAAATTGGTCTACGAACTGGCAAACGCATCCGTCGAGGTAGCAAAGCAAATAAATCTCTATGCGATGATGCGATACAATCGTCTGGTCCGGGAGTTTATGACCGATCTCATCGGCGAGAAGTACCGTCAGCAGGACTTCTCTTACACTCGAAAGGATATCAACGTTTTTTTCTCCCATTTGCAGGAACAGAACGACGACGTTGCGGCTTGGAGCGAGCAAACGGTAAGAAAACTGAAACAGGTACTGACTAAGTGTCTGATTGAAACGGAGATGCTCGATAGCGTAAGGGATACCACACTGAATCCAATTTTCATCAGTGAAGAATTGGAATCGGGCATCCGCGATAATATTGATTTGACCGCGCTTGCCGCATTTAACTGTTTCAGGTAGGAGTGCGAATATGGCTGACATTAAACAAGAATTGGATAGAATCAAAGCGCGAATCGCAGATAGCAATTTCCTTGCTAACAAGGGGTTATCGAACGAGGTTGGGATACATGTATTTACATATGCACCGCAGCATGAATTAATCGTTCGGAATTACATTGAACGGCTTGTCAACACTTTGTCCGATGATTTTCGCGTCATTGAAAGAGATATGTACAAGATTCTGCTTGAAATATTGGAGGAGAAGCGTGTGCTTGGCAGCGTTTCGGGACTTGAAGAAAAAAAAGGGAAGGACTATCTCCTTGCTCAGTTACAAAAGGTCGCAACGCAGGAGGCATTCCTAGCGAAGATGAAATATGAGCCCCACGAGCGCGGTGATGTGCTGTTTTTAACGGGCATTGGCAAAGTGTATCCCTTTATGAGGTCACATAAAATGCTTGACAGTATGCAGCAAGTATTCTCGGATATACCCATTGTGATGTTCTATCCAGGAGAATTTAACGGACAAAGCTTAATCCTGTTCGAGAAGTTCCTTGACGGAAACTATTACCGGGCATTTAATCTACTTTAATCGGGGGCAGCAAATGAAGATTCAAAGTATGTTCCAAAAG includes these proteins:
- a CDS encoding helix-turn-helix domain-containing protein, with translation MLNETEKWSSLEEIAEHLGVSKDTIRSWIKKDVIPHRRIGKLFKFRISEVDTWVDSGKSAKIK
- a CDS encoding DUF1819 family protein, with amino-acid sequence MVVVNMPYNGSLTAEQFLFYEMRIVSKKYLEGTTIDEIIEYIKRDNLFQYPTEREVPRLARACQRRIVALSNDKLVYELANASVEVAKQINLYAMMRYNRLVREFMTDLIGEKYRQQDFSYTRKDINVFFSHLQEQNDDVAAWSEQTVRKLKQVLTKCLIETEMLDSVRDTTLNPIFISEELESGIRDNIDLTALAAFNCFR
- a CDS encoding DUF1788 domain-containing protein, giving the protein MADIKQELDRIKARIADSNFLANKGLSNEVGIHVFTYAPQHELIVRNYIERLVNTLSDDFRVIERDMYKILLEILEEKRVLGSVSGLEEKKGKDYLLAQLQKVATQEAFLAKMKYEPHERGDVLFLTGIGKVYPFMRSHKMLDSMQQVFSDIPIVMFYPGEFNGQSLILFEKFLDGNYYRAFNLL